The sequence below is a genomic window from Polynucleobacter sp. MWH-UH19D.
CGGGAGCCTACGCTACTTTTTATGTCGGCAATCTTTTTTTCGGAATACCGATTGCCATTGGTGTTGAGGTGACTAAAGGGCAAGAGGTCACCCCTGTCCCATTAGGACCTAAGGAAGTTGCGGGTTTTTTTAATTTGCGTGGCCACATCGTTACAGCAATTGATATGCGCGTTCGACTTGGTCTTGAGGCAAGTGCCGAGGGGCCTGATGTGGTGAGTATCTTTTTTCAAGACCAGGAATCTTTGTTTGCCCTGATGGTTGACCGAGTTGGCGATTTTACTCAGGTAACTGAAGCAACCTTTGAAGAGACTCCCAGCAATTTAGATCCTAATGCTAGAGATTTGATTGTTGGTGTTCATAAATTGGCTGATAAATTACTGCTGATACTGGATACGCAAAAAATAGTCTCCGGCATTTCTTTGGTACAGCACTAAGCATTCTTCATTGGGTCGTTTTGGATAAAGTACGCGTTCTGATTGTTGACGATTCTGCGGTAATGCGCAAAATCATCGCAAGCGCTTTACAAAAAGATCCGTCAATTGAGGTGGTTGGCTTTGCCGCCAATGGTTTGCAAGCTATCGAAGCTATCAAGACATATTCCCCTGATGTGATGACCTTAGACATTGAAATGCCAGAAATGGATGGTCTCACTGCGCTACGTGAAATTCGAAAAACTAATAAATATTTACCAATTATTATGTTTAGCTCCCTAACGCACAAAGGAGCTCAAGCTGCAGTAATGGCCTTAACTGCGGGAGCCAGTGATTACGTTGGTAAGCCTGCAACATCTGCTGGTAGCGTTGATGGGGCTTTTAAGGTTTTAGAAACCGAGTTGATACCAAAAATTATTGGCCTTGCTAAACGCGTTAAATCCAGACAGGCAAGAGAAACTGAAGAGGCGCGCGAGATAAATAGTAGCCAGACAAAATCACTTGGCGCCCAATTCAAGCCGCAAGCCGTCTCTGCAGTAGATGCTCTGCCCACTAAAGCTAAGACTGTAGAGTCGAGAACTTTGCAATCAATCATTCCAGTTAAACCGGTGCAAGCAGTATGTATTGGTGTATCTACTGGCGGTCCTATGGCTCTGATGCAGGTGTTCAGCCAAATCACAACGGCTTTGACAGTGCCGATATTTATCGTTCAGCATATGCCACCTTCATTTACGGCTCTACTGGCAGCGCGATTAAGCGCCGCTGGTGTGATGACGGTAAAGGAGGCTGAGGAAGGCGAGGTGGCTCTGTCAGGAAATGGTTATATAGCTCCTGGCGGCTTTCATATGACGCTGGAGCGATCTGGCACTAAAACAATTATTCATTTAAATACAGAACCTCCGGAAAATTCTTGTCGCCCTGCAGTAGATGTCTTATTTAGAGCAGCGGCCGAGGTATACGGTGGCGGTGTATTGGCGGTCATTCTCACAGGTATGGGGTATGACGGCCTCAAAGGATGTCAGGCGATTGCTGTCAAGGGTGGTCAAGTCATTGCCCAGGATGAGGCAACGAGTGTCATTTGGGGGATGCCAGGTGCGGTAGTTCAAGCTGGCTTAGCAAATTCGATTCTGCCAATCGAAAAAATATCAGAAGAAATTGTTTTTCGCTCAAGAAAAATAACTCCCCAAAAATAGATGAGCAAAGAATATCTTCCGCAGTTTTATGCCATGCTTGAAGAGCATATTGGCATTTCTTTAGATGATACAAAACAGTATTTAATTGAGTCGCGCCTGATGCCATTAAGTCAAAAAAGAGGGCATGCTGAAGTTTATGCCTTTGTAAAAGAGCTTGTGCAAACGCCATTAGGCGCGATGCATTGGCAGGCTTTTGAAGCACTCACCACAAATGAAACTTCTTTTTTCCGTGACAAGCATGTGTTTGATGCTCTTAAAAATCAGATATTACCTATGCTCATTAGCAATCGTAGAAAAGAAAAAGCACTGTGTATTTGGAGCTCTGCGGTCTCAGCTGGTCAGGAAGCCTATAGCATTGCCATCCTCATCCGTGAGCATTTTCCTGAGTT
It includes:
- a CDS encoding chemotaxis protein CheW, which translates into the protein MNRSGAYATFYVGNLFFGIPIAIGVEVTKGQEVTPVPLGPKEVAGFFNLRGHIVTAIDMRVRLGLEASAEGPDVVSIFFQDQESLFALMVDRVGDFTQVTEATFEETPSNLDPNARDLIVGVHKLADKLLLILDTQKIVSGISLVQH
- a CDS encoding chemotaxis response regulator protein-glutamate methylesterase is translated as MDKVRVLIVDDSAVMRKIIASALQKDPSIEVVGFAANGLQAIEAIKTYSPDVMTLDIEMPEMDGLTALREIRKTNKYLPIIMFSSLTHKGAQAAVMALTAGASDYVGKPATSAGSVDGAFKVLETELIPKIIGLAKRVKSRQARETEEAREINSSQTKSLGAQFKPQAVSAVDALPTKAKTVESRTLQSIIPVKPVQAVCIGVSTGGPMALMQVFSQITTALTVPIFIVQHMPPSFTALLAARLSAAGVMTVKEAEEGEVALSGNGYIAPGGFHMTLERSGTKTIIHLNTEPPENSCRPAVDVLFRAAAEVYGGGVLAVILTGMGYDGLKGCQAIAVKGGQVIAQDEATSVIWGMPGAVVQAGLANSILPIEKISEEIVFRSRKITPQK